Proteins co-encoded in one Pseudomonas beijingensis genomic window:
- a CDS encoding ribonucleoside-diphosphate reductase subunit alpha, translated as MHTDTTRENPQGTAPLAADSSPDLSATAPGQLRVIKRNGTVVPYTDDKITVAITKAFLAVEGGTAAASSRIHDTVARLTEQVTATFKRRMPSGGTIHIEEIQDQVELALMRAGEQKVARDYVIYRDSRAKERATRSPADAPVQAHPSIRIARADGSLAPLDMGRLNTIVTEACEGLEEVDGDLIQRETLKNLYDGVALKDVNTALVMTARTLVEREPNYSFVTARLLMDTLRAEGLSFLEVAESATHHEMVDLYAKALPAYVAKGIEFELLNPVLAEFDLEKLGKAINHERDQQFTYLGLQTLYDRYFIHKDGIRFELPQIFFMRVAMGLAIEEKQREDRAIEFYNLLSSFDYMASTPTLFNAGTLRPQLSSCYLTTVPDDLSGIYGAIHDNAMLSKFAGGLGNDWTPVRALGSYIKGTNGKSQGVVPFLKVVNDTAVAVNQGGKRKGAVCAYLETWHMDIEEFIELRKNTGDDRRRTHDMNTANWIPDLFMKRVFDDGKWTLFSPSEVPDLHDLTGKAFEERYEYYEALTEYNKIKLFKVVQAKDLWRKMLSMLFETGHPWLTFKDPCNLRSPQQHVGVVHSSNLCTEITLNTNKDEIAVCNLGSINLPNHIVDGKLDTAKLQRTVNTAVRMLDNVIDINYYSVPQAKNSNFKHRPVGLGIMGFQDALYLQHIPYGSDAAVEFADKSMEAVSYYAIQASCDLADERGAYETFQGSLWSQGILPLDSQQILIAQRGQKYIDVDLNESLDWAPVRARVQKGIRNSNIMAIAPTATIANITGVSQSIEPTYQNLYVKSNLSGEFTVINPYLVRDLKARGLWDSVMINDLKYYDGSVQQIERIPQELKELYATAFEVDTKWIVDAASRRQKWIDQAQSLNLYIAGASGKKLDVTYRMAWYRGLKTTYYLRALAATSTEKSTINTGKLNAVSSGGNHGDDSVLAAPAGPAPVPKACAIDEPDCEACQ; from the coding sequence ATGCACACCGACACAACTCGCGAGAACCCGCAGGGCACCGCGCCGCTGGCCGCCGATTCGAGCCCGGATCTGTCCGCCACCGCGCCGGGCCAACTGCGTGTGATCAAGCGTAACGGCACTGTCGTTCCTTACACCGATGACAAGATCACCGTCGCCATCACCAAAGCGTTCCTCGCAGTTGAGGGCGGCACCGCTGCCGCTTCGTCGCGAATCCACGACACCGTGGCCCGCCTGACCGAACAGGTCACCGCGACCTTCAAGCGTCGCATGCCTTCGGGCGGCACCATCCACATCGAAGAAATCCAGGACCAGGTCGAACTGGCCCTGATGCGTGCCGGCGAGCAGAAAGTGGCCCGCGACTACGTGATCTACCGTGACTCCCGCGCCAAGGAACGAGCCACTCGCTCCCCGGCCGACGCACCGGTCCAGGCCCACCCTTCGATCCGCATCGCACGCGCCGACGGCAGCCTGGCGCCGCTGGACATGGGCCGCCTGAACACCATCGTCACCGAGGCCTGCGAGGGCCTGGAAGAAGTCGACGGCGACCTGATCCAGCGCGAAACCCTGAAGAACCTCTATGACGGCGTCGCCCTCAAAGACGTCAACACCGCGCTGGTGATGACCGCCCGGACCCTGGTGGAACGCGAGCCGAACTACTCCTTCGTGACCGCTCGCCTGCTGATGGACACCCTGCGTGCCGAAGGCCTGAGCTTCCTGGAAGTCGCCGAGAGCGCGACCCACCACGAAATGGTCGACCTGTACGCCAAGGCGTTGCCCGCTTATGTCGCCAAGGGTATCGAGTTCGAATTGCTGAACCCGGTCCTGGCCGAATTCGACCTGGAAAAACTCGGCAAGGCGATCAACCACGAGCGCGACCAGCAGTTCACCTACCTGGGCCTGCAAACCCTGTACGACCGTTACTTCATCCACAAGGACGGTATCCGTTTCGAACTGCCGCAGATCTTCTTCATGCGCGTGGCCATGGGCCTGGCAATCGAAGAGAAGCAGCGCGAAGACCGTGCGATCGAGTTCTACAACCTGTTGTCGTCCTTCGACTACATGGCCTCGACCCCGACCCTGTTCAACGCCGGCACCCTGCGTCCGCAGTTGTCGAGCTGCTACCTGACCACCGTTCCGGATGACCTGTCGGGCATCTACGGCGCCATCCACGACAACGCCATGTTGTCGAAATTCGCTGGCGGCCTGGGCAACGACTGGACCCCGGTTCGCGCATTGGGCTCGTACATCAAGGGCACCAACGGCAAATCCCAGGGCGTCGTGCCGTTCCTCAAAGTGGTCAACGACACCGCCGTTGCGGTCAACCAGGGCGGCAAGCGCAAGGGCGCAGTCTGTGCCTACCTGGAAACCTGGCACATGGACATCGAAGAGTTCATCGAGCTGCGCAAGAACACCGGTGATGACCGTCGTCGTACCCACGACATGAACACCGCCAATTGGATCCCCGACCTGTTCATGAAGCGCGTCTTCGATGACGGCAAGTGGACCCTGTTCTCGCCATCCGAAGTGCCGGACCTGCACGACCTGACCGGCAAGGCTTTCGAAGAGCGCTACGAGTACTACGAAGCCCTGACCGAGTACAACAAGATCAAGCTGTTCAAAGTCGTCCAGGCCAAAGACCTGTGGCGCAAGATGCTGTCGATGCTGTTCGAAACCGGCCACCCATGGCTGACCTTCAAGGACCCGTGCAACCTGCGCAGCCCGCAGCAGCACGTGGGCGTGGTCCACAGCTCGAACCTGTGCACCGAGATCACCCTGAACACCAACAAGGACGAGATCGCGGTCTGCAACCTGGGCTCGATCAACCTGCCGAACCACATCGTCGACGGCAAGCTGGACACCGCCAAGCTGCAACGCACCGTGAACACCGCCGTGCGCATGCTCGACAACGTGATCGACATCAACTACTACTCGGTGCCGCAAGCGAAGAACTCCAACTTCAAGCACCGTCCGGTCGGCCTGGGCATCATGGGCTTCCAGGATGCGCTGTACCTGCAACACATCCCGTACGGTTCGGACGCTGCCGTCGAGTTCGCCGACAAGTCCATGGAAGCGGTCAGCTACTACGCGATCCAGGCTTCCTGCGACCTGGCCGACGAGCGCGGCGCCTACGAGACGTTCCAGGGTTCGCTGTGGTCCCAGGGCATCCTGCCGCTGGACTCGCAACAGATCCTGATCGCCCAGCGCGGCCAGAAGTACATCGACGTTGACCTGAACGAATCCCTGGACTGGGCACCGGTTCGCGCCCGTGTGCAGAAAGGCATCCGTAACTCCAACATCATGGCCATCGCACCGACCGCCACCATCGCCAACATCACTGGCGTGTCGCAGTCGATCGAACCGACCTACCAGAACCTGTATGTGAAATCGAACCTGTCGGGCGAATTCACCGTGATCAACCCGTACCTGGTTCGCGACCTCAAGGCCCGCGGCCTGTGGGACTCGGTCATGATCAACGACCTGAAGTACTACGACGGTTCGGTGCAGCAGATCGAACGCATCCCGCAAGAGCTCAAAGAACTCTACGCAACGGCCTTCGAAGTGGACACCAAGTGGATCGTCGACGCCGCCAGCCGTCGCCAGAAGTGGATCGACCAGGCTCAGTCGCTGAACCTGTACATCGCCGGCGCTTCGGGCAAGAAGCTGGACGTGACCTACCGCATGGCCTGGTACCGTGGCCTGAAAACCACTTACTACCTCCGTGCCCTGGCCGCCACCAGCACCGAGAAGTCGACCATCAACACCGGCAAGCTGAACGCGGTTTCCAGCGGCGGCAACCACGGTGACGACTCGGTCCTGGCAGCTCCAGCCGGTCCCGCGCCAGTGCCAAAGGCCTGCGCGATCGACGAGCCGGATTGCGAAGCTTGCCAATAA
- a CDS encoding response regulator, which yields MEQEAWQVLIVEDDQRLAELTREYLESNGLRVAIEGDGAVAAARIIAEQPDLVVLDLMLPGEDGLSICRKVREHYDGPILMLTARTDDTDQIQGLDLGADDYVCKPVRPRLLLARIQALLRRSEPEPSAAQKQRRLQFGPLVVDDALREAWLQGNSIELTSAEFDLLWLLVSNAGRILSREEIFTALRGIGYDGQDRSIDVRISRIRPKIGDDPDHPRLIKTIRSKGYLFVPEACVDLAP from the coding sequence GTGGAACAAGAAGCCTGGCAGGTATTGATCGTCGAGGATGACCAGCGGCTGGCCGAGCTGACCCGGGAATACCTCGAAAGCAACGGGTTGCGTGTCGCCATCGAAGGTGACGGTGCGGTGGCGGCGGCGCGGATCATTGCCGAGCAGCCGGACCTGGTGGTCCTCGACCTGATGCTTCCCGGCGAAGACGGCCTGAGCATCTGCCGCAAGGTGCGCGAGCACTATGATGGGCCGATCCTGATGCTCACCGCCCGCACCGACGACACCGATCAGATCCAGGGCCTGGACCTGGGCGCCGATGACTACGTCTGCAAACCGGTTCGCCCGCGTTTGCTATTGGCGCGCATCCAGGCCCTGTTGCGCCGCAGCGAGCCAGAACCGAGCGCGGCGCAAAAGCAGCGGCGCCTGCAATTCGGCCCTCTGGTGGTCGACGATGCGCTGCGCGAAGCCTGGTTGCAGGGCAACAGCATCGAGCTGACCAGCGCCGAATTCGACCTGCTGTGGCTGCTGGTGTCCAATGCCGGGCGCATTCTGTCCCGGGAAGAAATCTTCACCGCCCTGCGCGGCATTGGTTATGACGGCCAGGACCGTTCCATCGATGTGCGCATTTCGCGCATCCGCCCCAAGATCGGCGACGACCCGGACCATCCACGGCTGATCAAGACCATCCGCAGCAAAGGCTACCTGTTCGTTCCTGAAGCTTGCGTAGACCTGGCGCCGTGA
- a CDS encoding ATP-binding protein, producing MNSIFLRIYGGMCAALVLVAVLGVLALHLLNQTRGEQYRERLAHGTFSLMADNLRPMNDTERRRALLVWERLLGIPLALQTFPQTDLDLGQRTRVLRGQALVEQTGPHAAKVYRLVNDAEQLMLVGEVQQISEQLARATIYLLADELVRYPVAEQPKRLAQLAQEKGFGFDLRLMTAEQADMDEDQRRRVSEGDTVMALGKGGDSIRVFAGMVGTPWVLEIGPLYQMNPYPPQWLVLIAALGLSLIGLIVYLLVRQLERRLRGLESAATQIAQGSLETRVPARGADSVGRLAAAFNGMAEHLQQLLAIQRELVRAVSHELRTPVARLRFGLEMLGSATTPQARDKYLAGMDHDIEDLDRLVDEMLTYARLEQGSPALSFQRVDLDALVNQVIDELGPLRAGITVERGLCLSAADCDGAWVEAEPRFLHRALQNLVSNAMRHAHSKVTVSYQVGQLRCRVDVEDDGPGVPEAAWERIFKPFLRLDDSRARASGGHGLGLSIVRRIIHWHDGRALIGKSKSLGGACFSLSWPRHQDRS from the coding sequence GTGAATTCGATCTTCCTGCGGATTTATGGCGGCATGTGCGCGGCGTTGGTGCTGGTGGCGGTCCTCGGCGTGCTGGCCCTGCACCTGCTCAACCAGACCCGCGGCGAGCAATACCGCGAGCGCCTGGCCCACGGCACGTTTTCGTTGATGGCCGATAACCTGCGGCCGATGAACGACACTGAGCGCCGCCGGGCGCTGCTGGTGTGGGAGCGCCTGCTGGGGATTCCCTTGGCCCTGCAGACTTTTCCCCAGACCGACCTCGACCTTGGCCAGCGTACCCGTGTACTGCGCGGCCAGGCGTTGGTGGAGCAGACCGGGCCGCACGCGGCAAAAGTCTATCGGCTGGTCAATGATGCCGAGCAATTGATGTTGGTCGGGGAAGTCCAGCAGATCAGCGAGCAACTGGCCCGGGCGACCATTTACCTGTTGGCCGACGAACTGGTGCGTTACCCCGTGGCCGAGCAACCCAAGCGGCTGGCGCAATTGGCGCAGGAAAAAGGCTTTGGTTTCGACCTGCGACTCATGACCGCCGAGCAGGCCGACATGGACGAAGACCAGCGCCGTCGTGTGTCCGAGGGCGATACGGTGATGGCGCTGGGCAAGGGCGGCGACTCCATCCGGGTCTTCGCTGGCATGGTCGGCACACCGTGGGTGCTGGAGATCGGCCCGTTGTACCAGATGAACCCTTATCCGCCGCAATGGCTGGTGCTGATCGCGGCCCTGGGGTTGAGCCTGATCGGGTTGATCGTCTACCTGTTGGTGCGTCAGTTGGAGCGGCGCTTGCGTGGCCTGGAGTCGGCCGCCACCCAGATCGCCCAGGGCAGCCTGGAAACCCGCGTGCCGGCCCGCGGCGCCGACTCGGTCGGGCGGTTGGCCGCGGCGTTCAACGGCATGGCCGAGCACCTGCAGCAGTTGTTGGCGATCCAGCGCGAGCTGGTGCGGGCGGTGTCCCACGAATTGCGCACCCCGGTGGCGCGCCTGCGTTTTGGCCTGGAAATGCTCGGCAGCGCCACCACGCCCCAGGCCCGGGACAAATACCTGGCGGGCATGGACCACGACATCGAAGATCTGGATCGGCTGGTGGACGAAATGCTCACCTACGCGCGGCTGGAACAGGGTTCGCCGGCCTTGAGCTTCCAGCGGGTGGACCTGGATGCGCTGGTCAATCAAGTGATCGATGAGCTGGGGCCGTTGCGGGCCGGGATCACGGTCGAGCGCGGTCTATGCCTGTCGGCCGCCGATTGCGATGGTGCCTGGGTCGAGGCTGAGCCACGCTTTTTGCATCGCGCCCTGCAGAACCTGGTGAGCAATGCCATGCGCCACGCCCATTCCAAGGTCACGGTCAGTTATCAGGTGGGCCAGTTGCGCTGCCGGGTGGACGTGGAAGATGACGGGCCCGGCGTGCCGGAAGCGGCGTGGGAGCGGATTTTCAAACCCTTCCTGCGCCTGGATGACAGCCGCGCCCGCGCTTCGGGTGGCCATGGGCTGGGGCTGTCGATCGTGCGGCGGATCATCCACTGGCATGATGGTCGGGCGCTGATCGGCAAGAGCAAGAGTTTGGGTGGGGCGTGCTTCAGCTTGAGTTGGCCGAGGCATCAGGACCGGTCTTGA